The Octadecabacter arcticus 238 genome contains a region encoding:
- a CDS encoding sulfurtransferase TusA family protein, with protein MDIWLNAGHVFEMEEIVDTRGLKCPLPVLKVAKVLRDAPTGTVVTVWADDPIAIIDIPHFCVEAGHQLVSQSNAGRH; from the coding sequence GTGGACATTTGGCTCAACGCGGGGCACGTCTTTGAAATGGAAGAAATTGTTGATACGCGCGGCTTGAAATGTCCGTTGCCGGTTTTGAAAGTCGCCAAGGTGCTGCGCGACGCACCAACCGGCACGGTTGTCACTGTTTGGGCAGATGATCCGATTGCGATTATAGATATCCCGCACTTTTGCGTTGAGGCGGGACACCAATTGGTGTCGCAGTCTAACGCAGGCAGGCACTAG
- a CDS encoding cytochrome c biogenesis CcdA family protein: protein MFETETFLLASLLPALLVAFSAGILSFLSPCVLPIVPPYLAYMGGVSVTDMEDNRAARGRAVVASLFFVLGLSTVFLILGAGASALGRAFASYRPYLEVGAGVVVVIFGLHFLGLFRLKFLDREMRMDAGDQGGSAFGAYFLGLAFAFGWTPCLGPILSAILSLAGGQADVSKGVMLLGVYAIGLGVPFVLVAAFFPQMKRPMAWMKRNMGVIEKTSGVLLVVVGLAMATGFMSMFSFWMLETLPFLAIFG, encoded by the coding sequence ATGTTTGAAACAGAAACCTTCCTCTTGGCCTCGTTGCTTCCCGCGCTTTTGGTGGCATTTTCGGCAGGTATCCTGTCGTTCCTAAGCCCCTGTGTGTTACCAATCGTGCCGCCGTATCTGGCCTATATGGGCGGCGTCAGCGTCACGGATATGGAAGACAACCGCGCCGCACGCGGGCGCGCTGTGGTTGCGTCTTTGTTTTTTGTGCTGGGCCTGTCGACGGTGTTCCTGATCCTCGGCGCAGGTGCATCGGCGCTTGGTCGCGCGTTCGCATCCTACCGTCCATATCTTGAGGTCGGGGCGGGTGTTGTTGTCGTCATCTTTGGTCTGCATTTCCTTGGCCTGTTTCGGCTGAAATTTCTGGATCGTGAAATGCGCATGGACGCGGGGGATCAAGGTGGATCGGCGTTTGGCGCTTACTTCCTCGGTTTGGCGTTTGCGTTCGGATGGACGCCGTGCCTCGGGCCCATCCTGAGCGCGATCCTCAGCCTCGCGGGGGGCCAAGCAGACGTCAGCAAGGGTGTAATGCTGCTTGGCGTCTATGCTATCGGACTGGGCGTGCCGTTTGTGTTAGTGGCGGCATTCTTCCCGCAAATGAAACGCCCAATGGCGTGGATGAAACGCAACATGGGGGTGATCGAAAAGACGTCCGGCGTGTTGTTGGTCGTCGTCGGGCTGGCCATGGCCACCGGATTCATGTCGATGTTCTCTTTCTGGATGCTCGAGACGTTACCGTTCCTTGCGATCTTTGGCTAG